A genomic segment from Propioniciclava sp. MC1595 encodes:
- a CDS encoding zinc-dependent metalloprotease: MSVLPFIDAGVASTVGARLVPPGPALSAAEVAEVVAGLREAAEASVATVAEVTGLGAPATGEMLVIDRPTWIRANVDMALTMLAEASGEPMPRPERLRDKVAGRANGAQLGGALALLGSRILGQYLPFLAEPHLVLVAPNVAKIERAMGVDHADFRLWVCLHEQTHRQQFARAPWLRGHLIAEVGQLLADEPGGPPKGRPRNLVDVVTTPAQKVVFERVSAAMALLEGYADDMMDRVGPDVVPTVASIRARFDARRNRGGWTKAVNSALGMDLKLAQYRDGARFCRAVIDRVGVDGLNVVYDEPANLPSPAEIAHPATWLRRVHG, translated from the coding sequence ATGAGCGTGCTGCCCTTCATCGACGCCGGCGTCGCGTCGACCGTCGGGGCGCGCCTCGTCCCGCCCGGCCCCGCCCTGTCCGCGGCCGAGGTCGCCGAGGTCGTCGCGGGGCTGAGGGAGGCGGCCGAGGCGTCCGTCGCCACGGTGGCCGAGGTGACCGGCCTCGGTGCGCCCGCGACCGGGGAGATGCTCGTCATCGACCGCCCGACGTGGATCCGCGCCAACGTCGACATGGCGCTCACCATGCTCGCCGAGGCCTCGGGGGAGCCGATGCCGCGCCCCGAACGGCTGCGCGACAAGGTGGCCGGCCGCGCGAACGGCGCCCAGCTCGGCGGCGCGCTGGCGCTGCTCGGGTCGCGGATCCTGGGCCAGTACCTGCCGTTCCTCGCCGAGCCGCACCTCGTGCTGGTCGCCCCGAACGTCGCCAAGATCGAGCGCGCGATGGGCGTCGACCACGCGGACTTCCGCCTCTGGGTGTGCCTGCACGAGCAGACCCACCGCCAGCAGTTCGCCCGCGCGCCCTGGCTGCGCGGCCACCTGATCGCCGAGGTGGGCCAGCTGCTGGCCGACGAGCCCGGCGGCCCGCCGAAGGGTCGTCCCCGCAACCTCGTCGACGTCGTCACCACCCCCGCCCAGAAGGTCGTGTTCGAGCGGGTCAGCGCCGCCATGGCCCTGCTCGAGGGCTACGCCGACGACATGATGGACCGCGTCGGCCCCGACGTCGTGCCCACCGTCGCCTCCATCCGCGCCCGGTTCGACGCCCGCCGCAACCGCGGGGGCTGGACGAAGGCGGTCAACTCCGCCCTCGGCATGGACCTCAAGCTCGCCCAGTACCGCGACGGTGCCCGCTTCTGCCGGGCGGTCATCGACCGCGTGGGCGTCGACGGGCTCAACGTCGTCTATGACGAGCCGGCCAACCTGCCCTCACCCGCCGAGATCGCCCACCCGGCGACCTGGCTGCGGCGCGTCCACGGCTGA
- the dacB gene encoding D-alanyl-D-alanine carboxypeptidase/D-alanyl-D-alanine-endopeptidase, whose protein sequence is MAGRRRWVCPAVTWILALTVALATAGLQFVVRPQLADDPLVGTGRLDLPAVADPPPAVLPDLGAPTATVAPGALAARLDALPREGLGDVVALVVDARTGQELYRAGSGARTPASSLKVLSALVAIDVLGPDRTFATTSLLTPDGGTVVLRGGGDPLLTGATRADAHPRPASLEDLAEQTAEQLTAKGATTVALGYDATLFAGPGWNPAWPDIFARSVAPITALTADHARPSLAPNALQRAEDPARFAADQFAGFLAAHGITVSATNPVPTPADATELAHVDSLPVSAIAEVVLAQSDNDAAETLLWQVALERGRPATPADGAAVLTTELQRLGLWDDGMAVLDGNGIASENLVTPDALVGAVRMALADPALRTITEGLPVAGVTGTLRERFGADDSLRGRGMVRAKTGTIRGVNTLTGYVVTADGQPLAFALMTSGGAGQTSARAWLDRATAALASCGCS, encoded by the coding sequence GTGGCCGGACGCCGACGCTGGGTCTGCCCCGCCGTGACCTGGATCCTCGCGCTCACCGTCGCGCTCGCGACCGCGGGGCTGCAGTTCGTCGTGCGACCCCAGTTGGCCGACGACCCGCTGGTCGGCACCGGACGCCTCGACCTCCCGGCCGTCGCCGACCCGCCCCCCGCGGTGCTGCCCGACCTGGGCGCCCCGACGGCGACCGTCGCCCCCGGCGCCCTGGCCGCGAGGCTGGACGCCCTCCCGCGCGAGGGCCTCGGCGACGTGGTCGCCCTCGTGGTCGACGCCCGCACCGGGCAGGAGCTCTACCGCGCCGGCAGCGGGGCCCGCACGCCGGCGTCCAGCCTGAAGGTGTTGAGCGCGCTCGTGGCGATCGACGTGCTCGGCCCCGACCGCACCTTCGCCACCACCAGCCTGCTCACCCCCGACGGCGGCACCGTCGTGCTGCGCGGCGGTGGCGACCCCCTGCTCACCGGGGCCACCCGCGCGGACGCGCACCCGCGGCCCGCTTCCCTCGAGGACCTCGCCGAGCAGACCGCCGAGCAGCTCACCGCCAAGGGCGCCACCACCGTCGCCCTGGGCTACGACGCCACCCTCTTCGCCGGCCCGGGCTGGAACCCGGCGTGGCCCGACATCTTCGCCCGCTCCGTGGCCCCCATCACCGCGCTCACCGCCGACCACGCGCGGCCCAGCCTGGCCCCCAACGCCCTCCAGCGTGCCGAGGACCCGGCCCGCTTCGCCGCCGACCAGTTCGCGGGCTTCCTGGCGGCCCACGGCATCACGGTGTCCGCGACCAACCCCGTCCCGACCCCCGCCGACGCCACCGAGCTGGCCCACGTCGACTCCCTCCCTGTCTCGGCGATCGCCGAGGTGGTCCTCGCCCAGTCCGACAACGACGCCGCCGAGACGCTGCTGTGGCAGGTCGCCCTCGAGCGCGGCCGGCCGGCCACCCCGGCCGACGGGGCGGCCGTGCTCACGACCGAGCTGCAGCGCCTCGGCCTCTGGGACGACGGCATGGCCGTCCTCGACGGCAACGGCATCGCCAGCGAGAACCTCGTCACCCCCGACGCCCTGGTCGGGGCCGTCCGCATGGCCCTGGCCGACCCCGCCCTGCGCACGATCACCGAGGGACTCCCCGTGGCGGGCGTCACCGGCACCCTCCGCGAGCGGTTCGGCGCCGACGACTCCCTCCGGGGGCGCGGCATGGTCCGGGCCAAGACGGGCACCATCCGCGGGGTGAACACCCTCACCGGCTACGTGGTGACCGCCGACGGCCAGCCGCTCGCCTTCGCCCTGATGACCTCCGGCGGCGCCGGCCAGACCTCGGCGCGCGCGTGGCTCGACCGGGCCACGGCCGCGCTGGCCTCCTGCGGGTGCTCCTAA
- a CDS encoding inorganic diphosphatase, which yields MRASFERPKVKPPLHFDVTVEIPKGTKNKFEMDHHNGRIRLDRTLFTATAYPNDYGFIEGTLGEDGDPLDAMVLLPEATFPGCLIECRAIGMFRMQDEMGGDDKVLCVPVADLRQDNIRNLTDIPDLTLLEIEHFFSVYKDLEPGKSVEGAVWTGRAEAEQEVRRSWERARGTEHENEFTPPPGGDAKDTIGGLHDDDD from the coding sequence ATGCGCGCATCCTTCGAACGCCCCAAGGTCAAGCCCCCGTTGCACTTCGACGTGACGGTCGAGATCCCCAAGGGGACGAAGAACAAGTTCGAGATGGACCACCACAACGGTCGCATCCGCCTGGACCGGACGCTGTTCACCGCGACGGCCTACCCGAACGACTACGGCTTCATCGAGGGCACCCTCGGCGAGGACGGCGACCCGCTCGACGCGATGGTGCTCCTGCCCGAGGCCACGTTCCCCGGCTGCCTCATCGAGTGCCGCGCGATCGGCATGTTCCGGATGCAGGACGAGATGGGCGGTGACGACAAGGTGCTGTGCGTGCCGGTCGCCGACCTGCGCCAGGACAACATCCGCAACCTCACCGACATCCCCGACCTGACGCTGCTCGAGATCGAGCACTTCTTCAGCGTCTACAAGGACCTCGAGCCCGGCAAGTCGGTCGAGGGCGCCGTGTGGACCGGTCGCGCGGAGGCCGAGCAGGAGGTGCGCCGCTCGTGGGAGCGTGCCCGCGGCACCGAGCACGAGAACGAGTTCACCCCGCCGCCCGGCGGCGACGCCAAGGACACCATCGGCGGCCTGCACGACGACGACGACTGA
- a CDS encoding metallophosphoesterase encodes MRRHPTHRLAHLSDLHVTGDGSPVGGVVDARAQLLRALEVLTSWNLRCDAWVLSGDLSDDGSPASYAWLRSTVLDAAASVGADVVWATGNHDEAGAFRSVFGHGVAGVAGPVNAEHDVAGLRVLVVDSSVPGTPAGTVAPESLAWLGGRLAEPAASGSLLVVHHPPLPPLQDAAWRWPLTNPDDLARVIRGSDVRAVLSGHFHHSASGAWAGVGVSIAPSLVYTQDLTVGGDLRGQFANTGFAVVEVYDDVVTHTIVPLDRGPGVGGEIPAER; translated from the coding sequence ATGCGCCGGCACCCCACCCACCGGCTCGCCCACCTCAGTGACCTGCACGTCACGGGCGACGGTTCCCCGGTGGGCGGGGTGGTGGACGCCCGCGCGCAACTGCTGCGCGCGCTGGAGGTCCTGACCTCCTGGAACCTGCGCTGCGACGCGTGGGTGCTCTCCGGCGACCTGTCCGACGACGGGTCGCCGGCTTCGTATGCGTGGCTGCGCTCCACGGTGCTGGACGCCGCGGCCTCCGTCGGCGCCGACGTCGTCTGGGCGACCGGGAACCACGACGAGGCCGGAGCGTTCCGTTCGGTGTTCGGGCATGGGGTGGCCGGCGTCGCGGGGCCGGTGAACGCCGAGCACGACGTGGCCGGGCTCCGGGTGCTGGTGGTCGACTCCTCCGTGCCCGGGACGCCGGCCGGGACCGTGGCGCCGGAGTCGCTGGCGTGGCTGGGTGGGCGGCTGGCCGAGCCCGCGGCGTCCGGGAGCCTGCTGGTCGTGCACCACCCACCGCTGCCGCCGCTGCAGGACGCCGCGTGGCGCTGGCCGCTGACCAACCCCGACGACCTCGCCCGCGTGATCCGCGGCAGCGACGTCCGGGCCGTGTTGTCGGGGCACTTCCACCACAGCGCGTCGGGGGCGTGGGCCGGGGTGGGCGTGAGCATCGCCCCGTCGCTGGTCTACACCCAGGACCTCACCGTGGGCGGCGACCTGCGTGGGCAGTTCGCCAACACCGGCTTCGCGGTCGTCGAGGTGTACGACGACGTGGTCACGCACACGATCGTCCCGCTCGACCGCGGGCCAGGGGTGGGTGGGGAGATCCCGGCGGAGCGGTGA
- a CDS encoding type 1 glutamine amidotransferase — protein sequence MARLPRVTILQLDPRCPAGPIEGWLKDAGVRLSQVSLWDRDVPPIASIGEGLVILGGTMSALSASEHPWLVDLADLVADAHDIDIPILGVCLGHQVLANALGGQVIVGHPDGTEEGAVALELLPAASEDPVLGALSGEVVVAQSHHDVVVRLPEGAVELARTARYGNQAFRLGSSWGVQFHPEATPELIEDWSRRSPRRAEVVAEVTAAMDAITASGRAVTQAFAQVVRG from the coding sequence ATGGCCAGGCTCCCCCGTGTGACGATCCTCCAACTCGACCCCCGCTGCCCGGCGGGCCCGATCGAGGGGTGGTTGAAGGACGCCGGCGTGCGGCTCTCGCAGGTGTCCCTGTGGGACCGTGACGTCCCGCCGATCGCGTCGATCGGCGAGGGGCTGGTGATCCTGGGCGGGACGATGTCGGCCCTCTCGGCGTCCGAGCACCCGTGGCTGGTCGACCTGGCCGACCTGGTCGCCGACGCCCACGACATCGACATCCCGATCCTCGGCGTGTGTCTGGGCCACCAGGTGCTCGCAAACGCGCTGGGTGGCCAGGTGATCGTCGGGCACCCGGACGGGACCGAGGAGGGCGCGGTCGCGCTGGAACTGCTGCCCGCGGCGTCCGAGGACCCGGTGCTGGGCGCGCTGTCGGGTGAGGTCGTGGTGGCGCAGTCGCACCACGACGTCGTCGTGCGGCTGCCCGAGGGGGCGGTCGAGCTGGCCCGGACCGCGCGGTACGGCAACCAGGCGTTCCGGCTGGGGTCGAGCTGGGGCGTCCAGTTCCACCCCGAGGCGACGCCCGAGCTGATCGAGGACTGGTCCCGGCGCTCCCCCCGCCGCGCCGAGGTGGTCGCCGAGGTGACCGCGGCGATGGACGCCATCACCGCCTCCGGCCGCGCCGTCACCCAGGCGTTCGCGCAGGTCGTGCGCGGCTGA
- a CDS encoding class I adenylate-forming enzyme family protein — MLCLPAELAFERAGSAGVPYPHVTCAIADPVTGEVLDGEATGELLVRGPSVFPGYLGDPQATAQSTRGGWLHTGDLVRRDAEGYHWVLDRIDDLYITSGENVSPVEVEQALLTHPGVARVAVVGVPDERRGEVGLAFVVRRPGVPVDEVALLEHCRERLARFKVPAEVRFTEELPHAALEKVRRSALRGRVEA, encoded by the coding sequence GTGCTCTGCCTGCCCGCCGAGCTGGCCTTCGAGCGGGCCGGGTCCGCAGGCGTCCCCTACCCGCACGTGACCTGCGCCATCGCCGACCCCGTCACCGGCGAGGTGCTCGACGGCGAGGCGACCGGCGAGCTGCTCGTGCGCGGCCCCTCGGTCTTCCCCGGCTACCTCGGTGACCCCCAGGCGACCGCCCAGAGCACGCGCGGCGGGTGGCTGCACACGGGCGACCTGGTCCGGCGCGATGCGGAGGGCTACCACTGGGTGCTCGACCGCATCGACGACCTGTACATCACCTCGGGCGAGAACGTGTCCCCGGTCGAGGTCGAGCAGGCGCTGCTCACCCACCCCGGCGTGGCGCGCGTGGCCGTGGTCGGCGTCCCCGACGAGCGCCGCGGCGAGGTCGGCCTGGCGTTCGTGGTGCGCCGCCCCGGCGTCCCGGTCGACGAGGTCGCGCTGCTGGAGCACTGCCGCGAGCGGCTGGCCCGGTTCAAGGTGCCCGCCGAGGTGCGGTTCACCGAGGAGTTGCCCCACGCCGCCCTCGAGAAGGTGCGGCGCTCGGCGCTGCGCGGGAGGGTGGAGGCATGA
- a CDS encoding TetR/AcrR family transcriptional regulator: MSSAPRTARGRRTREKILASALKEFGKVGYHDASIVRITEGAGVAMGTFYLYFDGKLAVFNELVEDLNRRLRHRLTQAIVGAPDRLAAERAGFRAFFEFTTEVPQLYRIIRQAEFVSPEAMHLHYGRIVEGYQRALAAASDAGEIAPLDPEVTAWALMGIGEIIGMRWILWQEGEDGAPAIPDDVLDNTLDFITRALRPDKE, encoded by the coding sequence ATGAGCTCGGCACCCCGTACCGCCCGTGGCCGCCGCACACGCGAGAAGATCCTCGCCTCGGCCCTGAAGGAGTTCGGCAAGGTCGGTTACCACGACGCCTCGATCGTCCGGATCACCGAGGGCGCCGGCGTCGCCATGGGCACCTTCTACCTCTACTTCGACGGCAAGCTCGCCGTCTTCAACGAGCTCGTCGAGGATCTCAACCGCCGCCTGCGCCACCGCCTGACCCAGGCCATCGTGGGCGCCCCCGACCGGCTCGCCGCCGAGCGGGCGGGGTTCCGGGCGTTCTTCGAGTTCACCACCGAGGTACCGCAGCTGTACCGGATCATCCGGCAGGCCGAGTTCGTCTCCCCCGAGGCGATGCACCTGCACTACGGGCGCATCGTGGAGGGCTACCAGCGGGCGCTGGCCGCGGCGTCCGACGCCGGCGAGATCGCCCCACTCGACCCCGAGGTCACCGCCTGGGCGCTCATGGGCATCGGCGAGATCATCGGCATGCGCTGGATCCTGTGGCAGGAGGGCGAGGACGGGGCGCCCGCCATCCCCGACGACGTGCTGGACAACACCCTCGACTTCATCACCCGCGCGCTGCGCCCCGACAAGGAGTGA
- a CDS encoding alpha/beta fold hydrolase has translation MFREFDAATGLHAGVWEPTTPTADAGAGVPTVLAIHGITSSHRAWAPMARQLPDVRIVAPDLRGRGGSRALPGPYGMARHADDVAALLDELGVDRCVVVGHSMGGYVAVTLAARHPERVAGLVLVDGGLPLKGDPSLDPEESLRRTLGPAAERLSRTFASREEYRSFWKVHPSFAEWSDDIEAYVDYDLVSDDGALHPATSYEAMAADSRDLVTPGNDAIRALRDLAIDATFLRAERGMVDEPGGLFPAAWVAEQVERQPRVRVVEVPDVNHYTITLSDPGAVAVAGAVRDALAGARV, from the coding sequence ATGTTCCGTGAGTTCGACGCCGCCACCGGCCTGCACGCGGGCGTGTGGGAGCCGACCACCCCCACCGCGGACGCCGGGGCGGGTGTGCCGACCGTGCTCGCCATCCACGGCATCACGTCCTCCCACCGGGCGTGGGCGCCGATGGCCCGGCAGCTGCCCGACGTCCGGATCGTCGCCCCCGACCTGCGCGGCCGCGGCGGATCCCGCGCCCTGCCCGGGCCCTACGGCATGGCCCGGCACGCCGACGACGTGGCCGCGCTGCTCGACGAGCTCGGCGTCGACCGCTGCGTCGTGGTCGGGCACTCGATGGGCGGCTACGTCGCGGTGACCCTCGCAGCCCGCCACCCCGAGCGGGTCGCCGGACTCGTGCTGGTCGACGGGGGCCTGCCGCTCAAGGGCGACCCGTCGCTCGACCCCGAGGAGTCGCTCCGCCGCACGCTCGGCCCGGCCGCCGAGCGCCTGTCGCGCACGTTCGCCTCGCGCGAGGAGTACCGCTCGTTCTGGAAGGTGCACCCCTCCTTCGCCGAGTGGAGCGACGACATCGAGGCCTACGTCGACTACGACCTCGTCTCCGACGACGGTGCGCTGCACCCGGCGACCTCGTACGAGGCGATGGCCGCCGACTCGCGCGACCTGGTCACGCCGGGCAACGACGCGATCCGGGCGCTGCGCGACCTCGCGATCGACGCGACCTTCCTGCGCGCCGAGCGTGGGATGGTCGACGAGCCGGGCGGGCTGTTCCCGGCCGCGTGGGTGGCCGAGCAGGTCGAGCGGCAGCCGCGCGTGCGCGTGGTCGAGGTGCCCGACGTGAACCACTACACGATCACGCTGTCCGACCCTGGCGCCGTGGCCGTGGCGGGGGCCGTCCGCGACGCCCTCGCGGGGGCGCGCGTGTAG
- a CDS encoding adenosine deaminase: MLAGRDLGTLPKAHLHLHFTGSLSVPTLVSLADARGIELPEQLVDSIALDVPADKRGWYRFQRFYDIARAAVQGEDALRTVVRSAAAEDAAEGSRRLELQVDPTSYASSVGGLQPALEIICDEARSASAATGVQVGIVVAASRVRHPFDARTLARLAARHAGQGAGEVCAFGLNNNEWEGETAEWDGAFRIARRAGLPGVPHGGELRGPEHLAEVVEHLEPARIGHGVRAVEDPDLLARLVDRGVAFEVCPASNVQLGVYPTLADVPLGVLLDAGARVALGADDPLLFLSRLVDQYRTAREVHGLDDARLAGLARASIEASFASDTDKAGWLAEVDDWLLGSAHDGSR, encoded by the coding sequence ATGCTGGCCGGACGGGATCTCGGGACGCTCCCCAAGGCCCACCTGCACCTCCACTTCACCGGCTCGCTGAGCGTGCCCACGCTGGTCTCGTTGGCCGATGCGCGTGGGATCGAACTGCCCGAGCAGCTGGTCGACTCGATCGCCCTGGACGTGCCCGCCGACAAGCGCGGGTGGTACCGGTTCCAGCGCTTCTACGACATCGCCCGGGCCGCGGTCCAGGGCGAGGACGCCCTCCGCACCGTCGTGCGTTCTGCCGCGGCCGAGGACGCCGCCGAGGGGTCGCGCCGGCTGGAGCTGCAGGTCGACCCGACCTCGTACGCCTCCTCGGTCGGGGGGCTGCAACCCGCGTTGGAGATCATCTGCGACGAGGCGCGGTCCGCGTCGGCCGCGACCGGGGTACAGGTCGGGATCGTCGTCGCGGCGTCCCGGGTCCGGCACCCCTTCGACGCCCGCACCCTCGCCCGCCTGGCCGCCCGGCACGCGGGGCAGGGCGCCGGCGAGGTGTGCGCGTTCGGGCTGAACAACAACGAGTGGGAGGGCGAGACCGCCGAGTGGGACGGGGCATTCCGCATCGCACGACGCGCCGGGCTGCCCGGGGTGCCGCACGGCGGCGAGCTGCGCGGCCCCGAGCACCTCGCCGAGGTGGTGGAGCACCTGGAGCCGGCGCGGATCGGCCACGGGGTGCGCGCGGTCGAGGACCCCGATCTGCTGGCCCGGCTGGTCGACCGGGGCGTGGCCTTCGAGGTGTGCCCGGCGTCCAACGTGCAGCTGGGGGTCTACCCGACACTGGCCGACGTGCCGCTGGGCGTCCTGCTGGACGCCGGCGCGCGGGTGGCCCTCGGGGCCGATGACCCGCTGCTGTTCCTGTCGCGGCTGGTCGACCAGTACCGGACGGCGCGCGAGGTGCACGGGCTGGACGACGCCCGCCTAGCCGGGCTGGCGAGGGCCTCGATCGAGGCGTCCTTCGCGTCGGACACCGACAAGGCCGGGTGGCTGGCCGAGGTGGACGACTGGCTCTTAGGCTCGGCCCATGACGGATCACGTTGA
- a CDS encoding DUF664 domain-containing protein — protein sequence MTDHVDPPWEPPLAGTEAEHLIGALDRQRWTFRWKADGLDASGLGFRLPSSSLSLGALMKHLAACEALKMTWDIDASRPWEPFAREDAHLWAFESAAADSPEELYALYDGVVARARERTAELLASGGLDQTVALGQQWGVTVSLRRVLFDLLEEYARHTGHADLLREAVDGRVGEDPPEDWRPVS from the coding sequence ATGACGGATCACGTTGATCCCCCGTGGGAGCCGCCCTTGGCGGGCACCGAGGCCGAGCACCTGATCGGCGCGCTGGACCGCCAGCGCTGGACGTTCCGCTGGAAGGCCGACGGTCTGGACGCCTCGGGTCTGGGGTTCCGGTTGCCGAGTTCGTCGCTGTCGTTGGGCGCCCTGATGAAGCACCTGGCCGCCTGCGAAGCGCTCAAGATGACCTGGGACATCGATGCGTCCCGGCCGTGGGAGCCCTTCGCCCGCGAGGACGCGCACCTGTGGGCGTTCGAGTCGGCCGCGGCCGACTCCCCCGAGGAGCTGTACGCGCTCTACGACGGGGTCGTCGCCCGGGCCCGGGAACGGACGGCCGAGCTGCTGGCGTCCGGCGGGCTGGACCAGACGGTCGCCCTCGGTCAGCAGTGGGGCGTGACCGTGTCGCTGCGCCGCGTGCTGTTCGACCTGCTCGAGGAGTACGCGCGCCACACCGGCCACGCCGACCTCCTGCGCGAGGCCGTCGACGGGCGCGTCGGCGAGGACCCGCCGGAGGACTGGCGTCCGGTCAGCTGA
- the trxA gene encoding thioredoxin, whose protein sequence is MAKVVACPGCGTKNRVPEASTGHPRCASCKADLPWLVEAGDRTFDAAVDTNLLVVLDLWAPWCGPCRMIAPILDKIATEYAGRVKVVKVNVDDNPDVSYQFKVQSIPLVVLLKDGKQVDTLMGAQSPQAYRQRIDAALS, encoded by the coding sequence ATGGCAAAGGTGGTCGCGTGCCCGGGCTGCGGCACGAAGAACAGGGTTCCGGAGGCATCGACGGGGCACCCGCGGTGCGCGTCGTGCAAGGCCGATCTCCCGTGGCTGGTCGAGGCCGGTGACCGCACCTTCGACGCAGCCGTCGACACGAACCTGCTGGTCGTCCTCGACCTCTGGGCGCCGTGGTGCGGGCCGTGCCGGATGATCGCGCCGATCCTCGACAAGATCGCCACCGAGTACGCGGGGCGGGTCAAGGTGGTCAAGGTGAACGTCGACGACAACCCCGACGTGTCCTACCAGTTCAAGGTGCAGAGCATCCCGCTCGTGGTGCTGCTGAAGGACGGCAAGCAGGTCGACACCCTCATGGGTGCCCAGTCGCCGCAGGCCTACCGCCAGCGCATCGACGCCGCGCTCAGCTGA
- a CDS encoding DUF222 domain-containing protein, with protein MAELVLDSVAVAAAALDHATDTIRAAEVTQCLAIAALCDLHEVDESVLVDGCERWVPGGADGTPHIGEFVIGEIAGLLGAGIGATVLRIHRVLNLRHRHPTLWTLVVTGDIRAHEAFLVADAAAAAKLDADACSRFDRMCAHALALQPWARVKGQLERWLVKADPTQAAANAAAAAGRRRVDLGPVTDGHVGLWGQVDAADGLALDDALNHLAENLDGETIDHRRASALGLMARSVLGQDTLPTGGVAKKAEIVVRIDSADLADPGSGTADIAGWGHVLLSQLDAILTGCKIQVRPIVIDTTVPTFDGYVVPDAMRRVLGERNPVDVFPYGTRQAGSCQADHTIPYQAGLTGQTHLGNLGPLSSFTHRLKTHGGWHLEQPTPGLFLWRSPLGYQYAVTTTGTIRIGKPEPPQHRWWHQEPPDHQPPDDLGPPGRAGTAPIPPDPGERQTPLPYVA; from the coding sequence ATGGCGGAACTGGTCCTGGATTCGGTGGCGGTGGCAGCAGCAGCGCTCGACCACGCCACCGACACGATCCGCGCCGCCGAGGTCACGCAGTGCCTGGCCATCGCCGCGTTGTGTGACCTGCACGAGGTGGACGAGTCCGTGCTGGTCGACGGGTGCGAACGCTGGGTGCCCGGCGGTGCCGACGGCACCCCACACATCGGGGAGTTCGTCATCGGCGAGATCGCCGGCCTGCTCGGCGCCGGCATCGGCGCCACCGTGCTCCGCATCCACCGGGTCCTCAACCTGCGCCACCGCCACCCCACCCTCTGGACGCTCGTGGTCACCGGCGACATCCGCGCCCACGAGGCCTTCCTGGTCGCCGACGCCGCCGCAGCCGCGAAGCTCGACGCCGACGCCTGCAGTCGGTTCGACCGCATGTGCGCCCACGCCCTGGCCCTCCAACCCTGGGCACGGGTGAAGGGCCAGCTCGAACGCTGGCTGGTCAAGGCCGACCCCACCCAGGCCGCCGCCAACGCCGCAGCGGCTGCCGGACGCCGACGGGTCGACCTCGGCCCGGTCACGGACGGCCACGTCGGCCTGTGGGGCCAGGTGGACGCCGCCGACGGACTCGCCCTCGACGACGCCCTCAACCACCTCGCCGAGAATCTGGATGGCGAGACCATCGACCACCGGCGCGCCAGCGCCCTCGGGCTCATGGCACGCAGCGTGCTCGGGCAGGACACCCTCCCCACCGGTGGCGTGGCAAAGAAGGCGGAGATCGTCGTGCGGATCGACAGCGCTGACCTCGCCGACCCGGGCAGCGGCACCGCGGACATCGCCGGGTGGGGGCACGTGCTGCTGTCCCAACTCGACGCGATCCTCACCGGCTGCAAGATCCAGGTCCGGCCGATCGTGATCGACACCACCGTGCCGACGTTCGACGGGTATGTGGTGCCCGACGCCATGCGCAGGGTGCTGGGCGAGCGCAACCCCGTCGACGTGTTCCCCTACGGCACCCGACAGGCCGGCTCCTGCCAGGCCGACCACACCATCCCCTACCAAGCAGGCCTCACCGGGCAGACCCACCTGGGCAACCTCGGTCCCCTGTCGAGCTTCACCCACCGGCTCAAGACCCACGGCGGCTGGCACCTCGAACAACCCACCCCCGGCCTGTTCCTATGGCGCTCACCCCTGGGCTACCAGTACGCCGTCACCACCACCGGCACCATCCGCATCGGCAAACCCGAACCACCCCAACACCGGTGGTGGCACCAAGAACCACCCGACCACCAGCCACCCGACGACCTCGGGCCACCCGGCCGAGCAGGCACGGCCCCGATCCCACCCGACCCGGGCGAACGACAGACACCCCTGCCCTACGTCGCCTGA